In a genomic window of Streptomyces roseoviridis:
- a CDS encoding TetR/AcrR family transcriptional regulator codes for MSAIEQTEAARPRGTRLPRRARRNQLLGAAQEVFVAQGYHSAAMDDIAERAGVSKPVLYQHFPGKLELYLALLDQHCEALLQSVRTALASTTDNKLRVAATMDAYFAYVEDEGGAFRLVFESDLTNEPAVRERVDRVSLQCAEAISDVIAEDTGLSKDESMLLAVALGGVSQVVARYWLSSESPVPRDKAVALLTSLAWRGIAGFPLHPAEGQLGAEGH; via the coding sequence GTGAGCGCCATCGAGCAGACAGAGGCAGCACGCCCTCGGGGCACGCGCCTGCCGCGCCGTGCCCGACGCAACCAGCTCCTCGGCGCGGCCCAGGAGGTGTTCGTCGCCCAGGGTTACCACTCGGCCGCCATGGACGACATCGCCGAGCGGGCCGGCGTCAGCAAGCCGGTGCTGTACCAGCACTTCCCCGGCAAGCTGGAGCTCTATCTCGCCCTGCTCGACCAGCACTGCGAGGCGCTGCTCCAGTCGGTGCGCACGGCCCTGGCCTCCACCACCGACAACAAGCTCCGGGTCGCGGCGACCATGGACGCCTACTTCGCGTACGTGGAGGACGAGGGCGGCGCCTTCCGGCTCGTCTTCGAGTCCGACCTGACCAACGAGCCGGCCGTGCGCGAGCGCGTCGACCGGGTCTCGCTGCAGTGCGCGGAGGCGATCTCCGACGTGATCGCCGAGGACACCGGCCTGTCCAAGGACGAGTCGATGCTCCTCGCCGTGGCGCTCGGCGGCGTCTCCCAGGTCGTCGCCCGCTACTGGCTCTCCAGCGAGTCCCCGGTGCCCCGGGACAAGGCGGTGGCCCTGCTGACCTCGCTCGCCTGGCGCGGCATCGCCGGCTTCCCGCTGCACCCTGCGGAGGGTCAGCTGGGCGCCGAGGGTCACTGA
- a CDS encoding DUF3107 domain-containing protein: MEVKIGVQHAPREIVLESGQSAEEVERAVSDALAGKAQLLSLSDEKGRKVLVPAEKIAYIEIGEPAVRRVGFGAL, from the coding sequence GTGGAGGTCAAGATCGGCGTGCAGCACGCACCCCGGGAGATCGTTCTGGAGAGCGGGCAGTCCGCCGAGGAGGTCGAGCGCGCGGTCTCCGACGCGCTGGCCGGCAAGGCGCAGCTGCTCAGCCTCTCGGACGAGAAGGGCCGCAAGGTCCTCGTTCCGGCCGAGAAGATCGCGTACATCGAGATCGGCGAGCCGGCGGTGCGCCGGGTGGGCTTCGGCGCGCTCTGA
- a CDS encoding ferritin-like fold-containing protein, translating to METPDNATPTGIAAQDWATASAVPQYRAAVIDLLGALAYGELAAFERLAEDAKLAPTLADKAELAKMASAEFHHFERLRDRLAAVDAEPTTAMEPFARALDDFHRQTAPSDWLEGLVKAYVGDSIASDFYREVAVRLDSDTRALVLSVLDDTGHGNFAVEKVRAAIDSDPRVGGRLALWARRLMGEALSQAQRVVAERDALSTMLVGGVDGMAAGFDLAEVGRMFSRITEAHTKRMAALGLAA from the coding sequence ATGGAGACGCCTGACAACGCCACACCCACCGGTATCGCCGCCCAGGACTGGGCCACGGCCTCCGCCGTGCCGCAGTACCGGGCCGCCGTGATCGACCTGCTCGGCGCGCTGGCCTACGGCGAGCTCGCGGCCTTCGAGCGGCTCGCCGAGGACGCCAAGCTGGCGCCGACCCTCGCGGACAAGGCGGAGCTGGCGAAGATGGCCTCCGCCGAGTTCCACCACTTCGAGCGGCTGCGCGACCGGCTCGCCGCCGTGGACGCCGAGCCGACGACGGCGATGGAGCCGTTCGCCCGGGCGCTGGACGACTTCCACCGCCAGACCGCCCCGTCCGACTGGCTCGAGGGCCTGGTCAAGGCGTACGTGGGCGACTCGATCGCCAGTGACTTCTACCGGGAGGTCGCGGTCCGCCTCGACTCCGACACCCGCGCGCTCGTGCTGTCCGTGCTCGACGACACGGGCCACGGCAACTTCGCCGTGGAGAAGGTCCGCGCGGCGATCGACAGCGACCCGCGCGTGGGCGGGCGCCTCGCCCTGTGGGCCCGCCGGCTGATGGGGGAGGCCCTGTCCCAGGCGCAGCGCGTGGTCGCCGAGCGCGACGCGCTGTCGACCATGCTGGTCGGCGGTGTCGACGGGATGGCCGCGGGCTTCGACCTCGCGGAGGTCGGCCGGATGTTCTCCCGCATCACCGAGGCGCACACCAAGCGGATGGCCGCGCTCGGCCTGGCCGCGTAA
- a CDS encoding DEAD/DEAH box helicase — protein MTLPVALTGTDIIGQAKTGTGKTLGFGLPLLERVTVPADVEAGRAKPEQLTDAPQALVVVPTRELCQQVTNDLLTAGKVRNVRVLAIYGGRAYEPQVEALKKGVDIVVGTPGRLLDLAGQRKLDLSHVRALVLDEADEMLDLGFLPDVEKIMGMLPAKRQSMLFSATMPGAVIGLARRYMSQPTHIRATSPEGEGVTVANIKQHVFRAHSMDKPEMVSRILQANGRGLAMIFCRTKRTAADIAEQLERRGFASGAVHGDLGQGAREQALRAFRNGKVDVLVCTDVAARGIDVEGVTHVINYQTPEDEKTYLHRIGRTGRAGASGTAITLVDWDDIPRWQLINKALELDFHDPVETYSSSPHLYSELDIPEGTKGILPRAERTRAGLDAEELEDLGEPGGRRGRGPRQEKQERTEERPARTRTPRQRRRTRGGESLTDAVEQSTAPAAGPDTDDASSGPRRPRRRRTRGTGGTGQGIPVAGAQPAAVEAPAAQAPVVETPTVEAPAVEAPAVEAPAPAPEARTGRTRTRTRSAEGSVAEAPVAEAPAPEAPAVEAPSVEAPVAEAPAAEVAAPVEPRARRTRKRAAEDRTAQAPVAAETSRPAEAPAPAAEAPAPAAEEAGPRRRRGRGARAAAAETSVSGSVTVAAPVETPAPRRRRVRRPAEDTVSFQTVETAAAALAATRAKAGKVPAQAAEEPKKAPEATTATAVVPAQAAEAVVTAPPAPRQRRRVTRPVTTTSETVEAPKEPEAPAAAPVEEPKPARRRATRRVSSPVTSTPAAEAVVIVEAAPVETPAEKPKKAAPVETPAEEPKKAAPRKRTAKKAVTEPVAETAEETAAEAAPKAPRKRAARKTVVAEAPDAGTAQVPAEAEEPKKAAPRKRTAKKAVTEPVAETAAEAAPKAPRKRAAKKAVVAEAPEASEPKTTTRRRTTKKAVAETAEAPEAPKAPRKRAAKKAAAQPEAPAQA, from the coding sequence ATGACCCTTCCGGTCGCCCTCACCGGCACCGACATCATCGGCCAGGCCAAGACCGGTACGGGCAAGACCCTCGGTTTCGGCCTCCCCCTCCTGGAGCGCGTCACCGTCCCGGCGGACGTCGAGGCCGGCCGGGCCAAGCCCGAGCAGCTGACCGACGCCCCGCAGGCGCTCGTCGTCGTCCCCACCCGCGAGCTGTGCCAGCAGGTCACCAACGACCTGCTGACCGCGGGCAAGGTGCGCAACGTCCGCGTCCTCGCCATCTACGGCGGCCGCGCCTACGAGCCGCAGGTCGAGGCCCTGAAGAAGGGCGTCGACATCGTCGTCGGCACCCCGGGCCGCCTGCTCGACCTGGCCGGCCAGCGCAAGCTCGACCTCTCGCACGTCCGGGCCCTGGTCCTGGACGAGGCGGACGAGATGCTCGACCTCGGCTTCCTGCCCGACGTCGAGAAGATCATGGGCATGCTTCCGGCGAAGCGCCAGAGCATGCTGTTCTCGGCGACCATGCCGGGCGCCGTCATCGGCCTGGCCCGCCGCTACATGTCGCAGCCCACGCACATCCGCGCCACCTCGCCCGAGGGCGAGGGCGTCACCGTCGCCAACATCAAGCAGCACGTCTTCCGCGCGCACTCGATGGACAAGCCGGAGATGGTCTCCCGCATCCTGCAGGCCAACGGCCGCGGGCTCGCGATGATCTTCTGCCGTACGAAGCGCACGGCGGCCGACATCGCCGAGCAGCTGGAGCGCCGCGGCTTCGCCTCCGGCGCGGTCCACGGCGACCTCGGCCAGGGCGCCCGCGAGCAGGCCCTGCGCGCCTTCCGCAACGGCAAGGTCGACGTGCTCGTCTGCACCGACGTCGCCGCGCGCGGCATCGACGTCGAGGGCGTCACGCACGTCATCAACTACCAGACGCCCGAGGACGAGAAGACCTACCTGCACCGCATCGGCCGCACCGGCCGCGCGGGCGCGAGCGGTACGGCGATCACGCTGGTCGACTGGGACGACATCCCGCGCTGGCAGCTGATCAACAAGGCGCTGGAGCTGGACTTCCACGACCCGGTCGAGACGTACTCCAGCTCCCCGCACCTGTACAGCGAGCTGGACATCCCCGAGGGCACCAAGGGCATCCTGCCGCGCGCCGAGCGGACCCGTGCGGGCCTCGACGCGGAGGAGCTCGAGGACCTGGGCGAGCCGGGCGGCCGCCGTGGCCGTGGCCCGCGCCAGGAGAAGCAGGAGCGGACCGAGGAGCGCCCGGCGCGCACCCGCACCCCGCGCCAGCGCCGCCGCACCCGGGGTGGCGAGAGCCTCACGGACGCCGTCGAGCAGTCCACCGCCCCGGCCGCCGGCCCGGACACCGACGACGCCTCGTCGGGCCCGCGCCGCCCCCGCCGCCGTCGTACGCGCGGCACGGGCGGTACGGGTCAGGGCATCCCGGTCGCGGGCGCCCAGCCGGCCGCCGTCGAGGCACCCGCCGCGCAGGCGCCGGTCGTCGAGACACCGACCGTCGAGGCACCGGCCGTCGAGGCACCGGCCGTCGAGGCTCCCGCCCCGGCGCCGGAGGCCCGCACGGGCCGCACCCGCACCCGCACCCGGTCCGCCGAGGGCAGCGTCGCCGAGGCCCCCGTGGCCGAGGCCCCGGCCCCGGAGGCTCCCGCCGTGGAGGCTCCGTCCGTGGAGGCCCCCGTCGCCGAGGCCCCGGCCGCCGAGGTGGCCGCCCCCGTCGAGCCGCGTGCCCGGCGCACCCGGAAGCGGGCCGCCGAGGACCGCACCGCCCAGGCTCCCGTCGCCGCGGAGACCTCCCGGCCCGCCGAGGCGCCGGCCCCGGCCGCCGAGGCGCCGGCCCCGGCCGCCGAGGAGGCCGGACCGCGCCGCCGCCGTGGCCGCGGAGCGCGCGCGGCGGCCGCCGAGACCTCGGTCTCCGGCTCCGTCACCGTGGCCGCCCCGGTCGAGACGCCGGCTCCGCGCCGCCGTCGGGTGCGGCGTCCGGCCGAGGACACCGTGTCCTTCCAGACGGTCGAGACGGCCGCCGCCGCCCTGGCCGCCACCAGGGCCAAGGCCGGCAAGGTCCCGGCCCAGGCCGCCGAGGAGCCGAAGAAGGCCCCCGAGGCGACCACCGCGACCGCCGTCGTACCGGCGCAGGCCGCCGAGGCCGTCGTGACCGCTCCCCCGGCGCCGCGTCAGCGTCGCCGCGTGACGCGTCCGGTGACGACCACGTCCGAGACCGTCGAGGCCCCGAAGGAGCCGGAGGCCCCGGCCGCCGCTCCCGTCGAGGAGCCGAAGCCGGCCCGCCGGCGGGCGACCCGCCGGGTGTCCAGCCCGGTCACGTCGACCCCGGCCGCCGAGGCCGTGGTGATCGTCGAGGCCGCGCCGGTCGAGACGCCCGCCGAGAAGCCGAAGAAGGCCGCGCCGGTCGAGACGCCCGCCGAGGAGCCGAAGAAGGCCGCGCCGCGCAAGCGGACCGCCAAGAAGGCCGTCACCGAGCCGGTCGCCGAGACCGCCGAGGAGACCGCCGCCGAGGCCGCGCCGAAGGCCCCGCGCAAGCGGGCCGCCAGGAAGACCGTGGTCGCCGAGGCGCCGGACGCGGGCACGGCGCAGGTTCCGGCCGAGGCCGAGGAGCCGAAGAAGGCCGCGCCGCGCAAGCGGACCGCCAAGAAGGCCGTCACCGAGCCGGTCGCCGAGACCGCCGCCGAGGCCGCGCCGAAGGCCCCGCGCAAGCGGGCCGCCAAGAAGGCCGTGGTCGCCGAGGCGCCGGAGGCGTCGGAGCCGAAGACGACGACCCGTCGGCGTACGACGAAGAAGGCCGTCGCGGAGACGGCCGAGGCGCCCGAGGCCCCGAAGGCCCCGCGCAAGCGCGCCGCCAAGAAGGCCGCCGCCCAGCCGGAGGCTCCGGCCCAGGCGTAG
- a CDS encoding alpha/beta hydrolase: MSKPRSLALPPRTRAHRLVTARGGFAVLDTAAATVVPRGTALLLPGYTGSKEDFLALLGPLGEAGYRAVAVDGRGQHETPGPRGRAAYRRKALALDVVAQAAALGDGPVHLLGHSFGGLVARAAAELAPDAFASLTLLSSGPGRVARPQRVRVRALRGALALLPKERVWRATRWLDSRGEQPGPADPDEIVAFLRRRWMATRIAQLSGAGRLLLGDPDGTAALVALAGLGMPLHIAYGDEEMVWPTAALAAAAARTGAHHTVVVGAGHSPNVSHPQELAARLTAFWDLAAQVSTAPAGAARSRPAAPGAAGGDRAGTG; encoded by the coding sequence ATGAGCAAGCCCCGGTCCCTGGCGTTGCCGCCGCGCACCCGTGCCCATCGGCTCGTCACCGCGCGGGGCGGGTTCGCCGTCCTGGACACCGCAGCCGCCACGGTGGTGCCGCGCGGCACCGCGCTGCTGCTGCCGGGGTACACGGGCAGCAAGGAGGACTTCCTGGCCCTGCTCGGTCCGCTGGGCGAGGCGGGGTACCGGGCGGTCGCCGTGGACGGGCGCGGGCAGCACGAGACTCCCGGGCCGCGCGGCCGGGCCGCCTACCGGCGCAAGGCGCTCGCGCTCGACGTGGTCGCGCAGGCGGCGGCGCTGGGCGACGGGCCGGTGCATCTGCTGGGCCACTCGTTCGGCGGCCTGGTGGCCCGCGCGGCGGCCGAGCTCGCGCCGGACGCCTTCGCCTCGCTGACCCTGCTGTCCTCCGGCCCGGGGCGGGTCGCCCGGCCGCAGCGGGTGCGGGTGCGGGCCCTGCGGGGCGCGCTCGCGCTGCTGCCGAAGGAGCGGGTGTGGCGGGCGACCCGCTGGCTGGACAGCCGGGGCGAGCAGCCGGGCCCGGCGGATCCGGACGAGATCGTGGCGTTCCTGCGGCGGCGGTGGATGGCCACCCGGATCGCCCAGTTGTCGGGCGCGGGGCGGCTGCTCCTGGGCGATCCGGACGGCACGGCAGCCCTGGTCGCGCTGGCCGGGCTCGGGATGCCGCTGCACATCGCGTACGGCGACGAGGAGATGGTCTGGCCGACGGCGGCGCTGGCGGCGGCGGCCGCCCGTACCGGCGCACACCACACGGTGGTGGTGGGCGCCGGTCACTCCCCCAATGTGTCGCACCCCCAGGAGCTGGCCGCCCGGCTCACCGCGTTCTGGGACCTGGCGGCACAGGTCAGTACTGCGCCCGCAGGTGCTGCCAGAAGCCGTCCCGCAGCGCCCGGCGCAGCGGGGGGTGACCGCGCAGGGACCGGCTGA
- a CDS encoding NYN domain-containing protein — protein sequence MTNYPPVGNDGQGEILARLERTNELLQRMLAEVAKTPSTHAIFVDAGYVYASAGLLVAGTEDRRNFDLDAEGLIDAFIDTARTIFADSRLLRVYWYDGARRRIHTAEQQAVAELPDVKVRLGNLNANNQQKGVDSLIRSDLESLARHRAISDAALVGGDEDLVSAVEAAQGYGARVHLWGIEAAEGSNQAEPLLWEVDSRRVFDLDFCRPYVTRKPVTLYENEGEPPPSRDEVRFVGAQIAAAWLAERGRDRLAELLPGDPYLPGSFDQDLLVEAERLLSRSLRGHPPLRRALRDGFWQHLRAQY from the coding sequence ATGACTAACTACCCGCCGGTAGGGAACGACGGCCAGGGAGAGATCCTGGCCCGCCTGGAGCGCACCAATGAGCTCCTGCAACGGATGCTGGCCGAGGTGGCCAAGACCCCGTCCACCCACGCCATCTTCGTCGACGCGGGTTACGTCTATGCTTCGGCCGGATTGCTGGTCGCGGGCACCGAGGACCGCCGCAACTTCGACCTCGACGCCGAGGGCCTCATCGACGCCTTCATCGACACCGCGCGCACGATCTTCGCCGACAGCCGGCTGCTGCGCGTCTACTGGTACGACGGAGCCCGGCGCCGCATCCACACCGCCGAACAGCAGGCGGTCGCCGAACTGCCCGACGTCAAGGTCCGCCTCGGCAACCTCAACGCCAACAACCAGCAGAAGGGCGTCGACTCCCTCATCCGCAGCGACCTGGAGTCCCTCGCCCGGCACCGCGCCATCAGCGACGCCGCCCTCGTCGGCGGCGACGAGGACCTCGTCTCCGCCGTCGAGGCGGCCCAGGGCTACGGGGCCCGCGTCCACCTGTGGGGCATCGAGGCCGCCGAGGGGAGCAACCAGGCCGAGCCGCTGCTCTGGGAGGTCGACAGCCGGCGCGTCTTCGACCTCGACTTCTGCCGCCCGTACGTGACCCGCAAGCCCGTCACCCTGTACGAGAACGAGGGCGAGCCCCCGCCCTCGCGCGACGAGGTCCGTTTCGTCGGCGCGCAGATCGCCGCCGCCTGGCTCGCCGAACGCGGCCGCGACCGGCTCGCCGAACTCCTCCCCGGCGACCCCTATCTGCCGGGCTCCTTCGACCAGGACCTCCTCGTCGAGGCGGAACGGCTCCTCAGCCGGTCCCTGCGCGGTCACCCCCCGCTGCGCCGGGCGCTGCGGGACGGCTTCTGGCAGCACCTGCGGGCGCAGTACTGA
- a CDS encoding MarC family protein — translation MFDVAVFGSLFLTLFVIMDPPGITPIFLALTSGRAAKVQRRMAWQAVAVAFGVITVFGILGQQILAYLHVSVPALMIAGGLLLLLIALDLLTGKTDEPKQTKDVNVALVPLGMPLLAGPGAIVSVILAVQHADSVASQVSVWTAIAAMHVVLWLTMRYSLVIIRVIKDGGVVLVTRLAGMMLSAIAVQQIINGVTQVIQGS, via the coding sequence GTGTTCGACGTCGCCGTCTTCGGCTCGCTGTTCCTGACGCTCTTCGTGATCATGGATCCCCCCGGGATCACCCCGATCTTCCTGGCCCTCACCTCCGGCCGCGCCGCCAAGGTGCAGCGCCGCATGGCCTGGCAGGCCGTCGCGGTGGCCTTCGGTGTCATCACCGTCTTCGGCATCCTGGGCCAGCAGATCCTGGCCTATCTGCACGTCTCCGTGCCCGCCCTGATGATCGCGGGCGGTCTGCTCCTGCTGCTCATCGCGCTCGACCTGCTCACCGGCAAGACCGACGAGCCCAAGCAGACCAAGGACGTCAACGTCGCCCTCGTACCGCTGGGCATGCCGCTGCTCGCCGGCCCCGGCGCCATCGTGTCCGTCATCCTCGCCGTGCAGCACGCCGACAGCGTCGCCTCGCAGGTGTCCGTGTGGACGGCCATCGCCGCCATGCACGTGGTGCTGTGGCTGACCATGCGCTACTCGCTGGTGATCATCCGGGTCATCAAGGACGGCGGTGTCGTCCTGGTGACGCGCCTCGCCGGCATGATGCTCTCCGCCATCGCCGTGCAGCAGATCATCAACGGCGTGACCCAGGTGATCCAGGGCTCCTGA
- a CDS encoding PHP domain-containing protein gives MRIDLHTHSTASDGTDTPAELVRKAAAAGLDVVALTDHDTTRGHAEAVAALPEGLTLVPGAELSCRLDGVSLHMLAYLFDPEEPALLAERELVRDDRVPRARAMVEKLQALGVPVTWEQVARIAGDGSVGRPHVAEALVELGVVPDVSGAFTAEWLADGGRAHVAKHELDPVDAIRLVKAAGGVTVFAHPLAVKRGECVPESAIARLAEAGLDGIEVDHMDHDEPTRARLRGLAKELGLLATGSSDYHGSRKTCGLGDFTTDPEIFGEITRRATGAFPVPGAGGRV, from the coding sequence GTGCGCATCGATCTGCACACCCACTCCACGGCGTCGGACGGCACGGACACCCCGGCCGAGCTGGTGCGCAAGGCCGCCGCCGCCGGGCTCGACGTGGTCGCGCTGACCGACCACGACACCACGCGCGGACACGCCGAGGCGGTCGCGGCCCTGCCCGAGGGACTGACCCTGGTCCCGGGAGCCGAGCTGTCCTGCCGCCTGGACGGCGTGAGCCTGCACATGCTGGCGTACCTCTTCGACCCCGAGGAGCCCGCCCTCCTCGCCGAGCGCGAACTGGTCAGGGACGACCGGGTGCCGCGGGCGCGCGCCATGGTCGAAAAGCTCCAGGCGCTCGGCGTCCCCGTCACCTGGGAGCAGGTCGCCCGGATCGCCGGCGACGGCTCCGTGGGCCGCCCGCACGTCGCCGAGGCCCTCGTCGAGCTGGGTGTCGTGCCGGACGTGTCCGGTGCCTTCACGGCCGAGTGGCTCGCCGACGGCGGCCGCGCCCACGTGGCGAAGCACGAGCTGGACCCGGTGGACGCGATCCGCCTGGTCAAGGCCGCCGGCGGGGTCACCGTCTTCGCCCACCCGCTGGCCGTCAAGCGGGGCGAGTGCGTGCCGGAGTCCGCGATAGCCCGCCTGGCCGAGGCCGGTCTGGACGGCATCGAGGTCGACCACATGGACCACGACGAGCCGACCCGCGCGCGGCTGCGCGGTCTGGCGAAGGAGCTGGGGCTGCTGGCCACCGGCTCCAGCGACTACCACGGCAGCCGCAAGACCTGCGGCCTCGGCGACTTCACCACCGACCCCGAGATCTTCGGCGAGATCACCCGCCGTGCCACGGGCGCCTTCCCGGTGCCGGGCGCCGGCGGACGCGTCTAG
- a CDS encoding suppressor of fused domain protein: MGEILALVEARLRTALGEPDARAAVTFLGTDRIEVLRFVDTDAGLVRYATLGMSAQPMADPTAVLADPVKGPRAELVLSVRAGLADTDKVLRPLAVLAASPQVEGVVVAPGASLDVGEPLWPGAPFSSVLVAESGGLVEDLDLGEPMDPVRFLPLLPMTSNEAAWKRVHGAQALEERWLANGTDLRDPLRRSVSLD; encoded by the coding sequence ATGGGAGAAATTCTTGCGCTGGTCGAGGCCCGGCTCCGTACGGCCCTCGGCGAGCCGGACGCACGGGCCGCGGTCACCTTCCTCGGCACCGACCGCATCGAAGTGCTCCGCTTCGTCGACACCGACGCCGGTCTCGTGCGCTACGCGACCCTCGGCATGTCCGCCCAGCCGATGGCCGACCCGACCGCCGTGCTCGCCGACCCGGTGAAGGGCCCCCGCGCCGAGCTGGTGCTGTCCGTACGGGCCGGGCTCGCCGACACCGACAAGGTGCTGCGCCCGCTCGCGGTGCTGGCCGCCTCCCCTCAGGTGGAGGGCGTGGTCGTCGCGCCCGGTGCCTCCCTCGACGTGGGCGAACCGCTGTGGCCGGGCGCCCCCTTCAGCTCGGTGCTGGTGGCCGAGTCCGGCGGGCTCGTGGAGGACCTGGATCTGGGGGAGCCCATGGACCCGGTCCGCTTCCTGCCGCTGCTGCCGATGACGTCGAACGAGGCCGCGTGGAAGCGGGTGCACGGCGCGCAGGCGCTGGAGGAGCGCTGGCTGGCGAACGGCACGGACCTGCGCGATCCGCTGCGGCGCTCGGTGAGCCTGGACTGA
- a CDS encoding magnesium and cobalt transport protein CorA: protein MSMIRDLRAAVRPSLRHPLRKTSGAGAGSSPYANYDATRDPTAATAVVDCAVYRDGRRVDDRACLTPRGAMRQVRESGGFAWIGLHEPTEAEFAGIAAEFGLHPLAVEDAVHAHQRPKLERYDDTLFTVFKTIHYVEHTELTATSEVVETGEVMVFTGPDFVITVRHGGQGSLRNLRHRLQGEPELLAKGPSAVLHAIADHVVDGYIAVADAVELDIDQIEIDVFSPPAKGSTRGTDTGRIYQLKREVLEFKRAVTPLLRPMQLLSERPMRLVDPDIQKYFRDVADHLARVQEQVVGFDELLNSILQANLAQATVAQNEDMRKITSWAAIVAVPTAVCGVYGMNFDHMPELHWRYGYPMVLGGIAAICFAIHRTLKRNGWL from the coding sequence ATGTCGATGATCCGCGACCTCCGCGCCGCCGTCCGCCCCTCCCTGCGGCACCCCCTGCGCAAGACCTCCGGCGCCGGCGCCGGCAGCTCCCCGTACGCCAACTACGACGCCACCCGCGACCCCACGGCCGCCACCGCCGTCGTCGACTGCGCCGTCTACCGCGACGGGCGCCGCGTCGACGACCGGGCGTGCCTGACCCCGCGCGGCGCGATGCGTCAGGTGCGGGAGAGCGGAGGCTTCGCCTGGATCGGTCTGCACGAGCCGACGGAGGCCGAATTCGCCGGTATCGCCGCCGAGTTCGGGCTGCACCCGCTCGCCGTCGAGGACGCCGTGCACGCCCACCAGCGGCCGAAGCTGGAGCGGTACGACGACACCCTCTTCACCGTCTTCAAGACGATCCACTACGTCGAGCACACCGAACTCACCGCCACCAGCGAGGTGGTGGAGACCGGCGAGGTGATGGTCTTCACCGGGCCCGACTTCGTCATCACCGTCCGGCACGGCGGTCAGGGTTCGCTGCGCAACCTCCGCCACCGCCTCCAGGGCGAGCCGGAGCTCCTCGCCAAGGGCCCGTCCGCGGTCCTGCACGCCATCGCCGACCACGTCGTCGACGGCTACATCGCGGTGGCCGACGCGGTCGAACTCGACATCGACCAGATCGAGATCGACGTCTTCTCGCCGCCGGCGAAGGGCTCGACGCGCGGCACCGACACCGGCCGGATCTACCAGCTCAAGCGCGAGGTGCTGGAGTTCAAGCGGGCGGTCACACCGCTGCTGCGCCCGATGCAGCTGCTCAGCGAGCGGCCCATGCGGCTGGTCGACCCGGACATCCAGAAGTACTTCCGTGACGTCGCCGACCACCTCGCCCGCGTCCAGGAGCAGGTCGTCGGCTTCGACGAACTGCTCAACTCGATCCTCCAGGCCAACCTGGCGCAGGCGACGGTCGCGCAGAACGAGGACATGCGCAAGATCACCTCATGGGCGGCGATCGTCGCCGTCCCGACGGCGGTCTGCGGCGTCTACGGCATGAACTTCGACCACATGCCGGAGCTGCACTGGCGCTACGGCTACCCGATGGTGCTCGGCGGCATCGCCGCGATCTGCTTCGCCATCCACCGCACCCTGAAGCGCAACGGCTGGCTGTAG
- a CDS encoding PadR family transcriptional regulator, whose product MTKGLPATGDQRRSQLLRGVLDLCLLSLIAERPRYGFEFVAALADNGLDLVSEGSIYPLLTRLEREGLISSYRAPSASGGAPRKYYRLTEAGSVELASGRTVWHAFSGRVGRILTATEPTGEAHHDGPASHD is encoded by the coding sequence ATGACAAAGGGGCTGCCCGCTACTGGTGACCAGCGTCGTAGTCAGCTGCTGCGCGGAGTGCTCGACCTGTGCCTGCTGTCGCTGATCGCCGAACGGCCGCGTTACGGCTTCGAGTTCGTGGCGGCACTCGCCGACAACGGGCTCGATCTCGTGAGCGAAGGCAGTATCTACCCGTTGCTCACCCGGCTGGAGCGGGAGGGGCTCATCTCCTCGTACCGCGCCCCGTCGGCCAGCGGTGGCGCCCCGCGCAAGTACTACCGCCTGACCGAAGCGGGAAGTGTCGAACTGGCGAGCGGCCGGACCGTATGGCACGCCTTCAGCGGGCGTGTGGGGCGGATCCTGACCGCTACCGAACCCACGGGGGAAGCGCACCATGACGGACCAGCAAGCCATGACTGA